The following are from one region of the Gemmatimonadota bacterium genome:
- a CDS encoding MFS transporter — protein MNAIIRNPLILPVFFPTFLLRLGSGLLVPILPLYAKSFDISYGLVGLVLAAEGIGHLVGDLPAAMVLNRIGRKSAMLLGVLTVALCGAGLFFAPSIFVVFLLRFVGGIGGALWDISRYAYLADATAVHQRGRALSVFGGISRIGTFLGPVIGGYIASVASVRYPFLVYGGISLLSAVVAAIAVEASRKRVSPPQHGLVRHFANIFRTNSKNLITAGTGQLFAQTIRSGRYIIIPLYGAEVLNLGYEQIGLIMSISGFIDMMMFYPAGVIMDRFGRKFANVPSFALQAIGMALIPLTEPFAAYLNLPFFFIGLITGEFIALLFPASLLGFGNGLSSGAMMTLGADLAPRDALSEFLGLWRLIGDGGRMSGPVCVGYVADLLGLSPAALAIAGIGLSAAGIFLFLVPETLDRRIDE, from the coding sequence ATGAACGCCATTATCCGCAACCCCCTTATCCTCCCTGTCTTTTTCCCCACTTTTCTACTCAGACTGGGCAGTGGCTTGCTCGTCCCCATATTGCCACTCTACGCCAAATCGTTTGACATTTCCTACGGTCTCGTTGGTCTCGTGCTCGCTGCCGAAGGTATCGGCCACCTCGTTGGCGACCTGCCCGCTGCCATGGTACTCAACCGCATTGGTCGCAAATCCGCGATGCTATTAGGGGTTCTCACAGTTGCACTTTGCGGCGCAGGCCTCTTTTTTGCGCCCTCTATCTTTGTGGTCTTCCTGCTGCGCTTTGTGGGCGGGATAGGCGGCGCACTTTGGGACATCTCGCGGTATGCTTATTTGGCCGATGCCACAGCCGTCCATCAGAGGGGACGCGCCCTCTCTGTATTTGGTGGCATCAGCCGCATCGGCACCTTTTTAGGACCTGTCATTGGCGGCTATATTGCCTCTGTCGCCTCTGTAAGATATCCATTCCTCGTTTATGGCGGTATCTCACTCCTATCCGCAGTAGTCGCGGCAATCGCCGTCGAGGCCTCTCGCAAACGCGTATCGCCACCGCAACACGGCCTTGTGCGCCACTTCGCCAACATCTTTCGTACCAACAGCAAAAATCTGATCACCGCGGGTACAGGCCAGCTCTTTGCCCAAACCATTCGCAGTGGTCGCTACATCATCATACCGCTTTACGGCGCCGAAGTCCTCAATCTGGGATATGAACAAATCGGTCTCATCATGTCTATCTCGGGCTTTATAGACATGATGATGTTCTATCCCGCTGGGGTCATCATGGATCGCTTTGGACGCAAATTCGCCAATGTACCCAGCTTCGCGCTACAGGCCATTGGCATGGCACTTATCCCGCTCACAGAACCCTTTGCTGCCTACCTGAATCTGCCCTTTTTCTTCATTGGCCTCATCACAGGAGAATTTATCGCCCTCTTGTTCCCCGCCAGTCTGCTCGGATTTGGCAATGGTCTCAGTTCAGGAGCCATGATGACCCTGGGTGCCGACCTTGCACCCCGCGATGCCCTGAGCGAATTTTTGGGCCTCTGGCGCCTTATCGGAGATGGCGGGCGCATGTCTGGACCCGTATGCGTCGGTTATGTCGCCGACCTCCTCGGCCTATCACCCGCTGCTCTGGCTATTGCAGGCATTGGTCTTTCCGCAGCGGGCATCTTCCTCTTTCTCGTTCCCGAGACTTTGGATAGACGAATAGACGAATAG
- the miaA gene encoding tRNA (adenosine(37)-N6)-dimethylallyltransferase MiaA, with amino-acid sequence MASFPDILVIAGPTASGKTSVGIELAQRIDGEIISADARQIYRFMDIGTAKPTTEERAATRHHLIDFINPDEDYSAGQFAEDASAVIGDILRRGKMPIVVGGAGLYIRALFDGFSPMPKIPIEVRARLKEEGRDCLPALYKRLCEVDPEWAAKIQATDTQRILRGLEVYEASGKPLSEYQKVSPIPPIRHKASYLGLYWEREVLYDRINARACLMFENGLIKEAKSLRDRGYYSDLNALNAFGYREIFQYLDGETTLDRALADLQQGTRRYAKRQMTFFRRDKRFRWVDGSDGDVADVILQNLETC; translated from the coding sequence ATGGCCTCATTTCCAGATATTCTGGTGATTGCCGGACCGACGGCATCGGGCAAAACGTCTGTGGGCATTGAACTCGCGCAGAGGATAGATGGCGAGATTATATCGGCAGATGCGCGGCAGATTTATCGTTTTATGGATATTGGGACGGCAAAGCCGACAACCGAAGAACGGGCCGCTACGCGCCATCACCTCATTGATTTTATCAATCCCGACGAAGACTATAGCGCGGGGCAATTTGCCGAAGATGCATCTGCGGTAATTGGAGATATTCTGCGTCGCGGCAAGATGCCCATTGTGGTAGGAGGAGCGGGGTTGTATATTCGCGCGTTGTTCGATGGCTTTTCACCTATGCCAAAAATTCCGATAGAGGTTCGCGCGCGATTGAAGGAAGAGGGAAGGGATTGTCTTCCCGCCTTGTACAAAAGGCTGTGCGAGGTCGATCCGGAATGGGCTGCGAAAATTCAGGCAACCGATACACAACGCATTCTGCGTGGTCTGGAAGTCTATGAAGCATCGGGTAAACCGCTTTCTGAATATCAGAAGGTATCGCCAATACCGCCAATCCGCCATAAGGCATCTTATTTGGGTTTGTACTGGGAGCGCGAAGTACTCTATGACCGGATCAATGCGCGTGCGTGTCTTATGTTCGAGAATGGCCTGATTAAAGAAGCAAAAAGTCTCCGTGATAGAGGTTACTATTCCGATCTAAACGCGCTCAATGCGTTTGGGTACCGGGAAATATTTCAATATCTCGATGGTGAGACGACGCTTGATCGCGCACTTGCCGATTTGCAACAGGGTACGCGACGCTATGCCAAACGACAGATGACTTTTTTTCGTAGGGATAAGCGCTTCAGATGGGTAGATGGTAGTGATGGTGATGTGGCAGATGTCATCTTGCAAAACCTTGAAACATGTTGA
- the mutL gene encoding DNA mismatch repair endonuclease MutL yields the protein MPNQIRILPDEISNRIAAGEVVERPASVAKELIENSVDAGSDRIVVEIAAGGKESLRVSDNGCGMSRDDALLALERHATSKIQSLDDLKGLLTHGFRGEALPSIAAVSRMTLETRLVDAVEGTRISVVGGRVQDVSAIGRGQGTAVTLHGLFFNVPARRKFLKSVDTEFRHIVNAVTAMAMAYPEIGFDLKHNGRQVLKLGRSRFDRRAEQIFGVRYGADAIGVESKASGIEVRGFVGKPESARKSGAQQVLIVNNRWVQHKAIAFAVYEGYGGLLPKGLAPSYCLCLNIDPARVDVNVHPSKREVRFADERTIYGLITQAVQQSLRGADLIPEMDDAIMPVADTPVSIAESPEITYQPGQPKVGGQPQMALPLTMRMSSGKAKRGTGINTDDLDEEDFARVSVWQLHSKYILAHIKNGLIAIDQQVAHQRILYERAIDNMHTRPATSQRLLFPLTLDFSVKEILIVREAMPLLEKMGFGIRDFGGHTVVVDAIPMGLRTWQDGQLLRDIIRDMAEAEQAISVSPSLQTRQIAPEEHRLASVYAWHTSIRTGEDLSTEEMRALIDQLFATREPFVSPYGRPTLVKIGLDEIDNRFKR from the coding sequence ATGCCCAATCAAATTCGCATACTCCCGGATGAGATCTCCAACCGCATCGCTGCTGGGGAAGTGGTCGAGCGGCCAGCATCTGTCGCAAAAGAACTGATTGAGAACTCAGTGGATGCGGGATCGGACCGCATTGTCGTTGAAATTGCTGCTGGCGGCAAAGAGAGCCTGCGGGTCAGTGATAATGGATGCGGGATGTCGCGCGATGACGCGCTTTTGGCACTTGAACGACACGCGACGAGTAAGATCCAGAGTCTGGACGATCTAAAAGGGTTGCTCACACATGGATTCAGGGGCGAGGCATTGCCTAGTATTGCCGCTGTTTCGCGCATGACTCTTGAAACTCGCCTGGTAGATGCGGTTGAAGGAACGCGAATCTCCGTGGTGGGCGGGCGCGTGCAGGATGTATCCGCGATTGGCCGCGGGCAGGGTACGGCTGTTACATTGCACGGCTTATTTTTCAATGTGCCCGCCAGGCGAAAATTTCTCAAAAGTGTCGATACGGAATTTCGACATATTGTGAACGCGGTGACGGCTATGGCCATGGCGTATCCCGAGATCGGATTCGACCTCAAGCACAATGGGCGCCAGGTGCTAAAACTGGGGAGATCGCGCTTTGATCGGCGGGCAGAGCAGATATTTGGCGTGCGATATGGCGCAGATGCCATCGGTGTTGAGAGCAAGGCGAGCGGCATAGAGGTTCGAGGCTTTGTGGGCAAGCCCGAGTCCGCGCGAAAATCCGGTGCCCAACAGGTTTTGATTGTCAATAACCGATGGGTGCAGCACAAAGCCATCGCTTTTGCAGTTTACGAAGGATATGGCGGGCTTTTGCCCAAGGGGCTTGCGCCATCGTATTGCCTCTGTCTGAACATTGATCCGGCGCGTGTGGATGTCAATGTCCACCCTTCAAAGCGCGAGGTTCGCTTTGCCGATGAGCGGACAATTTACGGCCTGATTACTCAAGCTGTTCAGCAATCGCTGCGCGGCGCAGATCTGATCCCAGAAATGGACGATGCTATTATGCCCGTAGCAGATACGCCTGTGAGCATCGCAGAATCTCCTGAGATCACCTATCAGCCCGGGCAGCCCAAAGTTGGCGGACAACCTCAGATGGCACTGCCGCTAACGATGAGAATGTCGTCGGGCAAGGCAAAGCGGGGAACCGGGATTAATACCGATGATCTCGATGAAGAGGATTTTGCCCGGGTTTCCGTATGGCAATTGCACAGCAAGTACATTTTGGCGCATATTAAAAATGGTTTGATTGCGATTGACCAGCAGGTTGCCCACCAGAGGATTTTGTACGAACGCGCCATTGACAATATGCATACCCGTCCCGCGACGAGTCAGCGGCTGCTGTTTCCACTTACGCTCGATTTTAGTGTCAAAGAAATTCTTATTGTGCGCGAGGCCATGCCCCTGTTGGAAAAAATGGGATTTGGCATTCGCGATTTTGGGGGGCATACGGTTGTTGTCGATGCCATTCCCATGGGGCTGAGAACGTGGCAAGACGGGCAACTTTTGAGAGATATAATTCGCGATATGGCCGAAGCCGAGCAAGCAATTTCTGTTTCGCCTTCCTTACAAACGCGGCAGATTGCACCCGAGGAACATCGGCTGGCATCGGTTTACGCATGGCACACGTCAATTCGCACAGGTGAGGATTTATCGACAGAAGAAATGCGCGCACTTATAGATCAGTTGTTCGCAACGCGGGAACCTTTCGTCAGCCCTTATGGTAGGCCAACACTTGTTAAGATCGGGCTGGATGAAATCGACAATCGGTTTAAGCGGTAG